The Microcebus murinus isolate Inina chromosome 1, M.murinus_Inina_mat1.0, whole genome shotgun sequence genome includes a region encoding these proteins:
- the CD200 gene encoding OX-2 membrane glycoprotein isoform X1 has product MSINRIRSLIGLPAPERGGAGAAGVSVTSPSSPLSSLILDSRTQAFQPPAATAGRSEDGEAVEVVTEDQRERLNTPASLRCSLQTSQDVLVVTWQKKKATSPENLATFSELHGVVVQPAYKNKMNITELGLQNSTITFWNTTLEDEGCYMCLFNIFGSGKISGTACLTLYVQPTVFLHYKYSEDHLNITCSATARPAPMISWKVRGSGIENSTEILSNPNGTTSVTSILQVKDPKKQVGKEVICQVLHLGTVTYFRQSVSKGYWFSIPLLLSIVSLVILLVLISILLYWKRHRNQDRA; this is encoded by the exons ATGAGTATAAACCGAATCCGCTCGCTCATTGGGCTCCCGGCTCccgagcgcggcggggcgggggcggcgggggtgtCGGTGACGTCTCCCTCTAGCCCGCTCTCGAGCCTTATCCTTGACAGCCGCACCCAGGCTTTCCAGCCGCCAGCAGCCACCGCGGGCCGGAGCGAGGATGGAGAGGCTG TGGAAGTGGTGACTGAGGATCAAAGAGAGAGGCTGAACACACCTGCTTCCTTAAGGTGCTCTCTACAAACTTCCCAGGATGTCTTAGTTGTGACATGGCAGAAAAAGAAGGCTACAAGCCCAGAAAACCTGGCCACCTTCAGTGAGCTCCATGGCGTTGTAGTCCAGCCAGCCTATAAGAACAAGATGAACATCACTGAGCTGGGACTCCAAAACTCAACAATCACCTTCTGGAATACCACCCTGGAGGATGAAGGGTGTTACATGTGTCTCTTCAATATCTTTGGTTCTGGGAAGATCTCAGGAACAGCCTGCCTCACCCTCTATG TGCAGCCCACGGTATTCCTTCACTACAAATACTCTGAAGACCACCTAAATATCACTTGCTCTGCCACTGCCCGCCCAGCCCCCATGATCTCCTGGAAGGTCCGTGGATCAGGGATTGAAAACAGTACTGAGATTCTCTCCAATCCAAATGGGACCACTTCTGTTACCAGCATCCTTCAGGTCAAAGACCCCAAGAAACAGGTGGGAAAGGAGGTGATCTGCCAGGTGTTGCACCTGGGGACTGTGACCTACTTCAGACAAAGTGTGAGCAAAG GCTACTGGTTTTCAATTCCGCTATTGCTAAGCATTGTTTCCCTGGTAATTCTTCTGGTCTTAATCTCAATCTTATTATACTGGAAACGTCACCGGAATCAGGACCGAG
- the CD200 gene encoding OX-2 membrane glycoprotein isoform X2, whose translation MERLVFRRPFCHLSTYSLIWGMAAVVLCAAQVEVVTEDQRERLNTPASLRCSLQTSQDVLVVTWQKKKATSPENLATFSELHGVVVQPAYKNKMNITELGLQNSTITFWNTTLEDEGCYMCLFNIFGSGKISGTACLTLYVQPTVFLHYKYSEDHLNITCSATARPAPMISWKVRGSGIENSTEILSNPNGTTSVTSILQVKDPKKQVGKEVICQVLHLGTVTYFRQSVSKGYWFSIPLLLSIVSLVILLVLISILLYWKRHRNQDRA comes from the exons ATGGAGAGGCTG GTGTTCAGGAGGCCCTTCTGTCATCTGTCTACCTACAGCCTGATTTGGGGCATGGCAGCAGTGGTGCTGTGCGCAGCACAAG TGGAAGTGGTGACTGAGGATCAAAGAGAGAGGCTGAACACACCTGCTTCCTTAAGGTGCTCTCTACAAACTTCCCAGGATGTCTTAGTTGTGACATGGCAGAAAAAGAAGGCTACAAGCCCAGAAAACCTGGCCACCTTCAGTGAGCTCCATGGCGTTGTAGTCCAGCCAGCCTATAAGAACAAGATGAACATCACTGAGCTGGGACTCCAAAACTCAACAATCACCTTCTGGAATACCACCCTGGAGGATGAAGGGTGTTACATGTGTCTCTTCAATATCTTTGGTTCTGGGAAGATCTCAGGAACAGCCTGCCTCACCCTCTATG TGCAGCCCACGGTATTCCTTCACTACAAATACTCTGAAGACCACCTAAATATCACTTGCTCTGCCACTGCCCGCCCAGCCCCCATGATCTCCTGGAAGGTCCGTGGATCAGGGATTGAAAACAGTACTGAGATTCTCTCCAATCCAAATGGGACCACTTCTGTTACCAGCATCCTTCAGGTCAAAGACCCCAAGAAACAGGTGGGAAAGGAGGTGATCTGCCAGGTGTTGCACCTGGGGACTGTGACCTACTTCAGACAAAGTGTGAGCAAAG GCTACTGGTTTTCAATTCCGCTATTGCTAAGCATTGTTTCCCTGGTAATTCTTCTGGTCTTAATCTCAATCTTATTATACTGGAAACGTCACCGGAATCAGGACCGAG
- the CD200 gene encoding OX-2 membrane glycoprotein isoform X3 — MEVVTEDQRERLNTPASLRCSLQTSQDVLVVTWQKKKATSPENLATFSELHGVVVQPAYKNKMNITELGLQNSTITFWNTTLEDEGCYMCLFNIFGSGKISGTACLTLYVQPTVFLHYKYSEDHLNITCSATARPAPMISWKVRGSGIENSTEILSNPNGTTSVTSILQVKDPKKQVGKEVICQVLHLGTVTYFRQSVSKGYWFSIPLLLSIVSLVILLVLISILLYWKRHRNQDRA; from the exons A TGGAAGTGGTGACTGAGGATCAAAGAGAGAGGCTGAACACACCTGCTTCCTTAAGGTGCTCTCTACAAACTTCCCAGGATGTCTTAGTTGTGACATGGCAGAAAAAGAAGGCTACAAGCCCAGAAAACCTGGCCACCTTCAGTGAGCTCCATGGCGTTGTAGTCCAGCCAGCCTATAAGAACAAGATGAACATCACTGAGCTGGGACTCCAAAACTCAACAATCACCTTCTGGAATACCACCCTGGAGGATGAAGGGTGTTACATGTGTCTCTTCAATATCTTTGGTTCTGGGAAGATCTCAGGAACAGCCTGCCTCACCCTCTATG TGCAGCCCACGGTATTCCTTCACTACAAATACTCTGAAGACCACCTAAATATCACTTGCTCTGCCACTGCCCGCCCAGCCCCCATGATCTCCTGGAAGGTCCGTGGATCAGGGATTGAAAACAGTACTGAGATTCTCTCCAATCCAAATGGGACCACTTCTGTTACCAGCATCCTTCAGGTCAAAGACCCCAAGAAACAGGTGGGAAAGGAGGTGATCTGCCAGGTGTTGCACCTGGGGACTGTGACCTACTTCAGACAAAGTGTGAGCAAAG GCTACTGGTTTTCAATTCCGCTATTGCTAAGCATTGTTTCCCTGGTAATTCTTCTGGTCTTAATCTCAATCTTATTATACTGGAAACGTCACCGGAATCAGGACCGAG
- the CD200 gene encoding OX-2 membrane glycoprotein isoform X4: MKGVTCVSSISLVLGRSQEQPASPSMPTVFLHYKYSEDHLNITCSATARPAPMISWKVRGSGIENSTEILSNPNGTTSVTSILQVKDPKKQVGKEVICQVLHLGTVTYFRQSVSKGYWFSIPLLLSIVSLVILLVLISILLYWKRHRNQDRA, encoded by the exons ATGAAGGGTGTTACATGTGTCTCTTCAATATCTTTGGTTCTGGGAAGATCTCAGGAACAGCCTGCCTCACCCTCTATG CCCACGGTATTCCTTCACTACAAATACTCTGAAGACCACCTAAATATCACTTGCTCTGCCACTGCCCGCCCAGCCCCCATGATCTCCTGGAAGGTCCGTGGATCAGGGATTGAAAACAGTACTGAGATTCTCTCCAATCCAAATGGGACCACTTCTGTTACCAGCATCCTTCAGGTCAAAGACCCCAAGAAACAGGTGGGAAAGGAGGTGATCTGCCAGGTGTTGCACCTGGGGACTGTGACCTACTTCAGACAAAGTGTGAGCAAAG GCTACTGGTTTTCAATTCCGCTATTGCTAAGCATTGTTTCCCTGGTAATTCTTCTGGTCTTAATCTCAATCTTATTATACTGGAAACGTCACCGGAATCAGGACCGAG